The Brachypodium distachyon strain Bd21 chromosome 4, Brachypodium_distachyon_v3.0, whole genome shotgun sequence nucleotide sequence TGATGCTAGGTGCATCGCGAAGGCCATTGCGGCAATGTCACGAGCATTTGGTGGGCGCAACGCAAGGAAGCTAGGACGGGGCAACAGCAAGCGAGGAGGCAATTAATCGAACAGGTGGTGTGCTGGGAGCCCTTTGGGTTTGGGAGACGCAGAGGAGAAATCGAACTGAGGCGAAGAGGAGTTGCCGGCTTGCAGCGGCGCACGGAGAAAGAAACGAGGGGATAGCAGTGTGACCGCGAACAGGGGATAGGGGAGGGAGAGAAGTTAACCTCATCCTGTACTTCCTGAGCTGTAGTACCGTCTTCCCAGTAGATCTGAACCATTTGATTTGGATCCAGTGGCAAGGAATTTGAagtgaatgtttttttttaaaaaaaagcccAATGTCTAACAAATGCAGCTGCACTTTTATTCTTCAGCGAGCGCACGCTTGAACTGGCCGGTCTGACCGCCAAAACAGAGGACACATGCGGTTTTCTCTGTCGTTTAACTTAATAGAGCATGCAATCCCTTGCATTTATTTCCGATTTGAAATATTCAAAAAGTCATAACTTTCTACTCGAGCATCGGAATATTAATCCGTTTTCATGGTTGCGTTTCTCGCGATGAGCTCTTCGAAACAAGATACATATGAATATGTTTTGACGAAGTTTTTTCGAAAAGCAACTTTCTATAAAAATAAAGCAACTTCTCATTCATAAGTTGACTACCTTTGTTGTTAACTTGCTTGTGATACTGTTTTTGTACTATAAGATATGAATATGCCTTAAACGTGGATAACTTTCTCACATTTGCCTACCCCGTCGACGTTAGACGGCGTTGACATGATTAGCGAGTGAGGAGACGAGTGGTCACGTGTATGTGAGTGAAAGTTCCCGGCATATATATAAGCCAAAAATGCTAGTATTAGAGTCAAAGTTGCCAGCATAAACACACTGAGGCACTCTAGATTTGTTGGTGATGGAGGTAAAGTTGCTAGAGTATAGTGAAAGTTGGTAGAGTAGAGAAAAAATGGTACCACGTGggagccaaagttgctagtatgagaATCAAAGTTGCTAATATAAGAGTCAAAACTATCATTATAAGAGCTAAAGTTGCTAATACGTGAGTCAAAGTTGTAAGTATAtgagtcaaagttgctagCGCAAGAGTGAAAGATGTCGGTATAGCAGGCACATTTGCTATTATGTGAGTGAAAGTTGTCAGTATAGCagccaaagttgctaataTGTGAGTCAAAGATGTCGGTGTAGCAcaaaagttgctagtatgtgagTCAAAGTCACGGTATAGcagccaaagttgctagtatgtgagTCCAAGTTGCCGATATAGGTTCCAAAGTTTCTAGTATGTAGTGCAAGTTGCCGACATAGcagccaaagttgctagtatatGTGAGTGAAAGTTGCCAATAGAACATACAAAGTTGATAACATGTCAGTGAAAGTTGCCAGCATATATAGAAGCCAAAGTTCCTAGTATGATAGTTAAATTTGCCGATATATGAGCCAAAGTTGCTATTATGTGAGTGAAAATTACCCGTATAGAAATTAAAGTTGCTACTACGTGAGTGAAAAGTTGCATGTATAGAAGCTATAGTTGATAGTACGCTAGTCAAACTTGCCGACATAGTAACCAAAGTTGCATGTATCGTTAAAATTGCTGGTGATAGCCAAAGTTACTGATATAGAAACAAAAGTCGATAGTACGCGAGTCAAACTTACCAGTATAGCAACCAAAGATTGCTAGTATGTGAAAAGTTGTCGGCACAATGTAACAGCCCTGacaaagttgcaaaaaaaGTACGAGAAAGTTGCATTGTTTAACAAAAAGGTTGCTTTTCGAAAaatatttgtcaaaatatatcCAATtgggatctagttttgaaaatCTCGTGGCGATAAAGCCAACGGTGAAAACGGATTATAATTTGGACGCTCGGTTTGGAAATTTTGGCgttttgaaaaaagaacaagCTGAATTAAATAACTACTGACGCAGGAAACTGGAACAGCGATCCGCGCGGGATTAAAAGCTTTCCTTATAGGTTTAACCTAATTAAAAATGAATTGGAAACTGCCTGATTTGGACCGTTGGCTGGCCGGCGTTAACTAACCAACGGCGTTCCCTAGTCatgtccaaaaaaaaaagacaaaagcCCATATGACAAGCCTTATTCGGAATGTTGAATTTTATAGGAGCTGTTTTTTTAGTTTAACTCACccaaaaattgaactaaatacTAGTCTTGCTACTACTAAAAATACAAGCTATTGAAGTGGTCGTCTATGTTTTGCCCCTCCCACGTTCATCTCAGTTTTGACTTTAATCTGGGGAAGCCCAGATGCCCCTTCCACATTCATCTCTTGAAGTACAGACAATCATGAAAGCActtgtacatttttttattttgatggCTAGTTCTGcattgttgtagtaaaataatatTCTTATATGGGCCGGACCGAAAATCTTATGTGGCGACAATTAAATCAACATTTCCCAAACATGAGTCcagacgcccacgtggcgcggtcaatcctacgtggcaaaggaagacaagtcaacaagtcaagtctctcatgccatggtcaaagggtggAATGAGGAGTAGGGGACTATAAAGGTGtgggatgaggcttttggtccacagtggaccatggaccaaccctcacttttcttttcatggtgcacacaaatgCTATGGACCAAGGAAccacttttaccattttgcccctaCTTTTTTCTCTCACTCAAGGGTAGCCTTTTGTCATGTActcctaggctataaataccccccatggggcatgtatcattcactctcacttgaataaactcaaggggagaggggtagagtgctccctctaaggttcgctcttgCGCGTCGCTCTCGACggaaagtcgatcggcctcgagaAAGCCTTCTAGgagactctagtttcgaggctccgagctaacATTGGTTGGCACGAACTcaaaggagaaggggttgggttagagttccgagggtatcctaaccttgATACTTGGAAaaacgcgttcggtccaagtacgaggcggccccaacgaatctctcgctaaaagGTGCCTTgagaagatccgctcggcccaagcctttggctaacaaccccctcgaagcctttcctaacataggattaagtcgcaccagCAGaatcgaccgaacctattcaaaaaatatcaacgtgtcaacttgtctaagcgtacggcgaccttcgctataagaccGGCGTACACTCCCTACCTtcatacccgcacttgtgccatcgagcattggcatcccttactctaattgttgtctgAGAGCAACAACATGCATAATGGTTCAATCTATGGTTCGTCAGACATTGTTACTTGCAGAGTTTCTGAAGTTTGAGAACACAAGTGAGGAAGAGCTTTATTCACAGCACTCTGCCAGAACCAGAACACAATCTGACAAAAAATTATTCACAACGTGACCACTCATAAACTACCTCTCGTCTATTATTTACCTTATTATACACTTCCATTTTTTACTTACAACATTAGCTGTACGGCAGAAGTTTGTATTGCGCAACTTGCACCGACTGTCCGAACTTGGTAGTGGAATTGTATTCGTAAGTATGTGTTGGTTGACTGCCTAGAAGCCGACAAACTGTGTATACTGGGCATAGGCCTCTGATTGCATGCCGATCGGCGCGCGGATGATCTGGTCAGGAAGATCGAAGgcgtcgacaagttctcgtGCCACAAGCCTCACTTGGTAACTGAGGTAGTCTACCAGTTTATGGATAGCCTACAGAAACAAAGGGGAGCATCAGGTGCTGGTTCTGGTCCGAAGCTAAGGACTGAAATTGCAGATGGAGGTGACAAGCAAAAGAACGAACCTTGGCTTTGTTTGGCGCTACGTAGTCTACATTGCGATATGTCCCGATGTCATTCCAAATCCTGTCGAGGGCGTAGAGGTCGCACACCAGCTTCAGCACTTCACGTGTTTTCTCGTCAGGGCAGCTGCATAGATGAACCATAGTCAATAAGTTGCTGTCACACTAACTGTACTGGGTACGAGTCAAGAGGGATTTCTGAATCCTCTCACGCTCGTGTTTCTGATACACAGAGGGCTCAGTGCTATCTGCTAGACAGTGATTTTGTGGCTTGGCGAAGAGAGAATTATACCTTTTCACTGCTTCTATAAACCTTGCAAGGATGATAGACTCAATGTGTGACTCTGCAAGTGTGAGCAGATGGTTTAAACATCTGTTCCACGCACCAAAACCTCCAAGTGTCTTCATATGCTTCTGGAGTCGAGCAGCAACACTATGCAGTAACCGAGATGTTCGGTACTAAGAACAGAATTTATCCAATCAGCACAGGAATTTTATCCAATTGGTACTAAGATTATTATGAAGCTAGGACTTACCCTGAATGCATCCAGCTGGAAGTTGGGATCTCGTAGATGATCTTCCCCTTCCCATCGAGCCGTAACGGGATTAGGCTGGGACAAGTAGGTGCTCATGGATTCCCTCAAGTAGCTCCAGGTGACTGAGATTGTTCCCCCCTTAAATTTTTGTTGGTATTGCTTCAGGAGATCTCCAGCAACCTACAATAGAATCATGATAAGAGGTACGCTATTTGAAGGATAAGTAACTTTACATCAAATTTAGTGACTCATCCAAACTTCATTTATACTGCCCCTTTGACTATCAGAAAACCTGCCCGTCAAATATTACATAGCAGACATTGAAAAGGATGATGATTGGTACCTGCTGCAAAAGAACTGTATTGTCTCCTTCGAATGTTTGGAATATATCATGGTCATTGCGCAGACCACCAAAACGATTAACAGCAGCATACCCATGGCCACCACACGACTCCCGGCATATGCTAATAGATTTTGCTGTGTATGAAGTTATGTAAGATTTCAACCCAGATGAAAGTACATGGACATCAGCGCTAAGATCCTCATCATTAGTTTTCTTCATTTCCGAGTACTTATCCACCAAATATCCTCTGGCAAAGTGAAATGCGTATGCCGATGCCAGCATAGGCATTAGTTTGTGCTGGTGAGATTGGTAATCCAGCACACTGATTTCAGGCTGCTTAGGTGGACCAAACTGCTGACGCAATAAAGCATATCTAACAGCAATGGTTACTGCAACTTTGAGTACCCCCACAGAGCTATATGCAAGACCAACTCGTCCCCCAACAAGCTCACCAAGAGTTGCTGCAAACCTTTTGTTAATTGTGGGGAGACTGCTTGTGTATTTTCCATCTCTTGCAACATCACCAAATCGGTTCAGAAGATTATCCCGGGGTATCCTAACTGAACGGAACCTCAGTGCACCATTATCTACACCATTTAGGCCTATCTTGTGCCCACAATCATTGATCTCAATTCCTGGAAGAACCACATGTGTTTCAAGGTCCCGTATCGGGACAATGAAAGCATGAATGCCCATGTCAGCAGGTTCCCCTCCTTTTCCCTGAAGGGGTAAAATCAACCTTGCAAAAACAGTGGCGAATTTTCCATGGAGAGCTGCATTGCCGATCCACCACTTAATGGCTCCATCATTTGGGGTATCAATAATGAACTCATCATTAACAGGATCAAATGTAGCAGTAGTCTGCAGGGCTTGAACATTGGATCCTGTCAAAAAGCAacacacaaaaacaaagagaaTCTTTCAAATTATTGTAAACAGTGTTTTAGGTGCTCGGTACAAGTCCCTCTGCCCATTCAATGGAAACAGACAAACACTGACTGTAGACTATTAAGTTGCAAATCATCCAATGTATGAAACAACATATCAGCAATACTGATGAAATAAGTAAATGGATAATCTAACCATGATGCAGTTCTGTCATGGCAAAGCAGCCTGGATACTCCAAATTGTCGATCTTGTCGAAGAACTTCTCTTTATGCTTCTTTGTTCCTAGATTTATTATAGAACCACCCCATAGACTGCATTAATAAGCAGACAAGTTAGTGGGTTTCCAACAATGGACATACAAAGAAAAGGCAGTATGTAAAACCAGGAATAGTTACAGATATCGTGTTATTGTCCTGCTAAGGTCACCATACTACATAATATTCAAAAAATCGTTTGGCACAATCCAATGAGGACATTTACCATGAATTCAAGCATATTTGGTATAAAACCGAGAAGATATCACTGCAGTGCTTGAGGTTGTATGAACCACTAAACAAATCCCAGATGCATGTGTATCCTAAAAAATCCCCAAAGACTCAAAAAGAATTTTAAAATGACTCTGAAAATAAACGTTTTACATGTAATCATGTGTCAAGGCAATCAAATGGTTCGCTAACTAACCATCACCAACGTTGTGTTCCAACCAACAACCCCCTTAATCAACAATTAATGAGGCTTGCTTTATCACATCAATTAATTAACTAGGACCACACTGTTGCATAGAAAGGCCATCATCTATTAGAAAGACACCACAAAAGATAAACCTACGTGCAGTCGTGCTGAACCTCTATTTTCACGGTCCGTGCCGCTCATGAGTCATAAGTACTTGTCCTCAGAAGTCAGAACAGAAAGCATGCAATTCTAATTCAGCTATCAACAGGTCCAAGCCCCAGCCTCACAGTTAGCGTACCATCTTAGAATCCTCATAAATGTGATAACCTGATCCTCTGCTTTCACAGTCACAGTCATAAGTACATGTCCCCACAAAAGGAGTGCAATTCTAATTCAGCTATCAGCAGATCCAAGCCCCACCCTCACTCTTAGAATCCCCATGAATATGCTAACCAATGTGGTGAAGAACCATAGATGGCACCTACTTCTCATGCTTCATGTTACTCACATTCAGAAGAGTAAACAGTAAAAGATCTGgttgaaaggaaaaaacagaTTTTACAATTAGAGTGCAGACATGTAGTTAGCCATACTTATACTGGAAACTATTAATCCATTAATTAAAATTGCAGTATCTAACTAACTTAGTTAATTAATAGTAATACACTAATACTGATGTCGAGAACGATGCCCAATTCCCAATTGATCCATAGATGAAGTAGCTCGCGGTTCCCCTCGTGACATCAAACAATTACTGGTGTAAAACGCTCTCGGCTAGCCAACAAACCCCATGTGGAACATATGGAACCATCAACATCATCACGAGTGGTCTTACTCACGAGTTAGATCGCGCGGAAACTATACTCAATTCGCAGCTAAATACGAGGTGCCGTGCCGTAAAAGGCGCACCAACCGACGCACCGTACCTGTACTGGACGCCGACCTTGATGGCGAGGGAGATGTCGAGCCCGCCGACGGCCTCCATGACGGCGAAGTACTCGGCGGGGTCGGCCGCCATGAGGCTGAGCGGGCGCACCCCGGCGTCCCGCACCAGCGCGGCCATCTGGCGGAAGCAGAGCTCCCGGTGCGCCGCCGTGGGGAGCTCCACGGGGGTCTGCAGCTCCGGCCGCGCCACGTAGAACTCGTACACCCGCGCCTGCATCGCGCGGTGCCGGCCCCTCATGTacgccgccagcgccgccgcgtccgcctccaggcgccgcctcgccgcgcacGCCGCGGGGGCTAGGTGGGAGGAAGCGGGGCCCTCGGgctggaggaggtggagggagaggcggcggagtCGGCGCATGGCTGGTGTagagtcgtcgtcgtcggagccgGGGTTGGAGTTGGAGCGGGACGAcgtggtggccatggcggcgaggTGTTCGACGGAAACGTGTGCGGGGTGCGGCGGGAGTGGGAAAGCGAAGAAGAGGTTAGTTGGTGCCGTTACGTTAGGACGTTGCTTTTAATGGCAGCCGGACGGGCCCGTCGGGTGGGGCATCTTACAATTGGGACCCTGTAGTTCATGAGATATTTTTGCTTCTCTGCCTCTCGATCGAGTCCATATTTCACAAGTTCACAaaatcacttttttttaaaggaagaTGGGCGTTCCGTTACCGCACCTGCACATCCACACGAGCGTGCGATATATTTCTTGATGCGATCACAAATTGGAACTGACAAGAACCGGGGACGCTGATCTTGATATATTTCTACCGAGAGGACCAATTGAACATTTGTAATTTATCCCAAGTTTAAAACATTGAGAGAGTCTTTAAAGGCAACTAAGaatctcaaaaaaataaatcatgaaTCTTATAACTTTAAGATAAATTTTCACGTCTAAGCTTGGCCTCACACATTTGAGTAGAAGTTATATGGCCTCTCGGATGGCCTCCgtctcttttgtttgtttcctaTAGGCATTAGCGTATAAGCAGACTCTACTTTTGCTTCATGTACCAATTTGTGTTATCGGGGGAAAAACAAAGTTGCGTGATGAAGAATCAAGCAGCTTTGACTTTGGATCCCACATGCAACAGAGTCATACAGTCCAAGCAGCTGAAAAGTTGCATTGGAATGAAAATGTATGTGCTTCCAATTTATGGAAACATAGCTACGGATAGTTGCATTGGTCAGAGGTTTCGAAGAACACATTGAAATTgtagaaacatttttttctccaaaGGCTATATATATGCTGTCTCCACAACTCTAATACCTCACCAAAATGCGGTTCTCGCCTGTTCGTGGTATATGGGATTTATCATCTAAATTTATATATGGGATTTATCATCTAAATTTCGCTACCGCGTGCAGTGTCCCGCGAAGAGAAATACACGATATGTTTGATGTGGTTTCCAttaaaaaacttgatggcTACCTTGAATTTTCATGGCATAATTCACACCGTACCGTTAACGTTAGTAGACGGACTCAGAAACTTGTGAGTGCACACCTCCTAGAGATCACGCATCAAGTAGACGGTTGATTTTTTTACGTAATTCTATTTGCGCACACAAGTAGACGGTTGATGATCTAGGAATGTAAAGAAAGGGAACACATCGTCGTCGGTTTGGTTTGATGGTTTCTACTACTTTCTAGATGTCTCATTGGCATGGTAACGACAAGGAGCGCCTTTGCTCGCGAATCAACTTATCGTTGTCCTCGAATTGAACTGTGGTACGTCGTCGCTAACAAAATTATTTCTGGAATCAGTTGATTCCCGGCAAACGATAAGGCCCCGCTTGGGAGGACTGAAAACTTACTCAGGTGTAATCAAATACTCTAGTAAAATACCGTGCACAAGAAAACTGCCTAATAATACAAGTGTTGTTTGGGTAGGTGGATGAGGGAACCAGAGAAGTTGCTGAGAGTTAACACCACGCCGGCGACCTACTCAAGAGCTGCAAGTGGCTCCTCTCCCGAAGCTCACTCTCCCATGGATTcgtgctcctcgccggcgatctGGACTCGCTTTCAAGAAGCACCGCGGTTCCAATTCTCCTGTCGCCCCGCTGCTGCCGATTGAGTTCCCAtcgtccgccgccgtctcgccGGACTCCGCTCCAGTTGCCGAAGCCTCGCGCCGCCAAATCCGCTCCGGAAAGCGCCACGAACCCCTCTCCGGGCGGCCGCTGCTTTCTAGGGTTCTCCGTGGGCGCGGTCGCCTCTCTCCCGTAGTCCCGTTCTTTGCTCTTCct carries:
- the LOC100841774 gene encoding acyl-coenzyme A oxidase 2, peroxisomal isoform X2, coding for MTVTVKAEDQVITFMRILRCLWGGSIINLGTKKHKEKFFDKIDNLEYPGCFAMTELHHGSNVQALQTTATFDPVNDEFIIDTPNDGAIKWWIGNAALHGKFATVFARLILPLQGKGGEPADMGIHAFIVPIRDLETHVVLPGIEINDCGHKIGLNGVDNGALRFRSVRIPRDNLLNRFGDVARDGKYTSSLPTINKRFAATLGELVGGRVGLAYSSVGVLKVAVTIAVRYALLRQQFGPPKQPEISVLDYQSHQHKLMPMLASAYAFHFARGYLVDKYSEMKKTNDEDLSADVHVLSSGLKSYITSYTAKSISICRESCGGHGYAAVNRFGGLRNDHDIFQTFEGDNTVLLQQVAGDLLKQYQQKFKGGTISVTWSYLRESMSTYLSQPNPVTARWEGEDHLRDPNFQLDAFRYRTSRLLHSVAARLQKHMKTLGGFGAWNRCLNHLLTLAESHIESIILARFIEAVKSCPDEKTREVLKLVCDLYALDRIWNDIGTYRNVDYVAPNKAKAIHKLVDYLSYQVRLVARELVDAFDLPDQIIRAPIGMQSEAYAQYTQFVGF
- the LOC100841774 gene encoding acyl-coenzyme A oxidase 2, peroxisomal isoform X1; this translates as MATTSSRSNSNPGSDDDDSTPAMRRLRRLSLHLLQPEGPASSHLAPAACAARRRLEADAAALAAYMRGRHRAMQARVYEFYVARPELQTPVELPTAAHRELCFRQMAALVRDAGVRPLSLMAADPAEYFAVMEAVGGLDISLAIKVGVQYSLWGGSIINLGTKKHKEKFFDKIDNLEYPGCFAMTELHHGSNVQALQTTATFDPVNDEFIIDTPNDGAIKWWIGNAALHGKFATVFARLILPLQGKGGEPADMGIHAFIVPIRDLETHVVLPGIEINDCGHKIGLNGVDNGALRFRSVRIPRDNLLNRFGDVARDGKYTSSLPTINKRFAATLGELVGGRVGLAYSSVGVLKVAVTIAVRYALLRQQFGPPKQPEISVLDYQSHQHKLMPMLASAYAFHFARGYLVDKYSEMKKTNDEDLSADVHVLSSGLKSYITSYTAKSISICRESCGGHGYAAVNRFGGLRNDHDIFQTFEGDNTVLLQQVAGDLLKQYQQKFKGGTISVTWSYLRESMSTYLSQPNPVTARWEGEDHLRDPNFQLDAFRYRTSRLLHSVAARLQKHMKTLGGFGAWNRCLNHLLTLAESHIESIILARFIEAVKSCPDEKTREVLKLVCDLYALDRIWNDIGTYRNVDYVAPNKAKAIHKLVDYLSYQVRLVARELVDAFDLPDQIIRAPIGMQSEAYAQYTQFVGF